From a single Hymenobacter sp. YIM 151500-1 genomic region:
- a CDS encoding TIM-barrel domain-containing protein — MLRRSLPLLPFLLLPLLPAAHAQRATDGPPTQDPFGRKEAAAPVRAIGNYRSHTYQNGILTIRSTEGSTLRVRAWAEGVVRVEFFPAGQSGPDIASVSVVQEPRLARPAAPRSVAGRLEWQTDPVTTVIIQKNPLRVSYQRGGQPLVAEAGGVFQQTTAAKGPGGAGVSFRLSPDEHLYGTGSRALPLDRRGRRLTLYNEAHYSYQNGEPTLNVTLPTVVSSRGYMLFFDNHTAGTLDLGATDTNVLEYRGEGLNNLAYFLVAGSSYAEILDRYTALTGRQPLPPRWGMGLIQSRFGYKTEQEMHQVAGRMRRAGFPLDGLVLDLYWFGGTKQQGDFRWVPENFPDPKRMMRRLDSAGVKTLLISEPYVMRTSRNDSLVRGQNLVGRDSAGQPYTVASFWAGPATLLDMFRPAARQWMWQQYDRLKQDGVGGWWCDLGEPENQPADMVYDLGPTRRIHNAYGQAWASILSENYRRQYPQERLFNLARSGWAGMQRHSIFPWSGDVNRSWSGYQAQVPIMLSMGLGGVGYMHSDAGGFCVGPVDSELYTRWLQMASLGSILRPHGEGVPPEPYWYPEPYQSSVRQATHLRYQLLPYLYTLAWENSRTGAPLTRPLNFGETYVQAESVAAEAPRPNGQPAAVWNWNTTASSAWGAEQLTQRRRRQFAAQNTAELANVNDQFLLGSSLLVAPVLQPGQRRRNVVLPAGTWIDFFTHETVPGGRTVGRPAPLARLPLLVRAGAFLPLTRYAPTTADYRPDTLQVRYYADAAAGPTTYTLYDDDGHSAQAPQSGQYQLVSFQGYTTATQATITAAVQGQPYEGAPGRRTVALLLPRVAQEPAAVQLNGATLPPTGYEYNATARTLLVRFPLEAGQPATVRVQGLVLNTTPAPNLSPEALTLEAPDSRTFGPAEGTALRYTLHQPGQPGPLRILNARGQVIRTLQPATETGPHTLRWNAISDQGRFVPGGVYWAELAGQRQRLVVIGE; from the coding sequence ATGCTTCGCCGCTCCCTGCCTTTGCTGCCCTTTTTATTGCTCCCGCTGCTGCCGGCGGCTCACGCCCAGCGCGCCACCGATGGGCCTCCTACGCAGGACCCGTTTGGCCGGAAAGAGGCCGCCGCGCCCGTGCGCGCCATCGGCAACTACCGCAGCCACACGTACCAGAATGGCATCCTCACCATCCGCAGCACCGAAGGCAGCACCCTGCGCGTGCGGGCGTGGGCCGAGGGCGTGGTGCGGGTTGAGTTTTTTCCGGCCGGCCAGTCGGGGCCGGATATTGCGTCGGTGAGCGTGGTGCAGGAGCCGCGGCTGGCGCGGCCGGCAGCGCCGCGTTCCGTAGCCGGTCGCCTGGAGTGGCAGACGGACCCCGTCACCACCGTCATTATCCAGAAAAATCCGCTGCGGGTCAGCTACCAGCGCGGCGGCCAACCCCTGGTGGCCGAAGCCGGCGGTGTGTTTCAGCAGACTACGGCGGCTAAAGGGCCGGGTGGCGCGGGCGTGTCGTTTCGCCTCAGCCCCGACGAGCACCTGTACGGTACCGGCTCCCGGGCCCTGCCCCTGGACCGGCGCGGCCGTCGGCTCACCCTCTACAACGAGGCCCACTACAGCTACCAGAACGGCGAGCCAACCCTGAACGTAACCCTGCCCACCGTAGTCAGCAGCCGGGGCTACATGCTGTTCTTCGACAACCACACGGCCGGCACCCTCGACCTGGGCGCCACCGATACGAACGTGCTCGAATACCGGGGCGAAGGGCTAAACAACTTGGCTTACTTCCTCGTGGCCGGTTCTTCCTACGCCGAAATCCTGGACCGTTACACCGCCCTCACCGGCCGCCAGCCCCTGCCGCCGCGCTGGGGCATGGGTCTGATTCAGAGCCGCTTTGGCTATAAGACAGAGCAGGAGATGCACCAAGTGGCCGGCCGGATGCGCCGGGCCGGCTTCCCCCTGGATGGGCTGGTGCTGGACCTGTACTGGTTCGGGGGCACCAAGCAGCAGGGCGACTTCCGGTGGGTGCCCGAAAACTTTCCCGACCCCAAGCGCATGATGCGCCGCCTCGACTCGGCGGGCGTCAAAACCCTGCTGATTTCGGAGCCCTACGTGATGCGCACCTCCCGCAACGACTCACTGGTGCGCGGCCAGAACCTGGTGGGGCGCGACTCGGCGGGCCAGCCCTACACGGTGGCCTCGTTCTGGGCCGGGCCGGCTACGCTGCTGGATATGTTTCGGCCCGCGGCCCGGCAGTGGATGTGGCAGCAGTACGATAGACTGAAGCAGGACGGCGTAGGCGGCTGGTGGTGCGACCTGGGCGAGCCGGAAAATCAGCCCGCCGACATGGTGTACGACCTGGGCCCCACCCGCCGCATTCATAACGCCTACGGACAGGCCTGGGCCAGCATTCTGAGCGAAAACTACCGGCGCCAGTACCCGCAGGAGCGCCTGTTCAACCTGGCCCGCTCGGGCTGGGCGGGCATGCAGCGCCACAGCATCTTCCCGTGGTCGGGCGACGTGAACCGGTCGTGGTCGGGCTACCAGGCCCAGGTGCCCATCATGCTGAGCATGGGTTTGGGCGGGGTGGGCTACATGCACTCGGACGCCGGCGGCTTCTGCGTGGGTCCCGTGGACAGTGAGTTGTACACCCGCTGGCTCCAGATGGCCAGCCTCGGCTCCATCCTGCGCCCGCACGGCGAAGGCGTGCCGCCCGAGCCGTACTGGTACCCGGAGCCCTACCAGAGCAGCGTGCGCCAGGCTACCCATCTGCGCTACCAACTCCTGCCCTATCTGTACACCCTGGCCTGGGAAAATTCCCGCACCGGCGCGCCCCTCACCCGGCCCCTGAACTTTGGAGAAACGTATGTGCAGGCCGAATCGGTGGCAGCGGAGGCCCCGCGGCCGAATGGGCAGCCGGCTGCGGTCTGGAACTGGAACACCACGGCCTCCAGCGCTTGGGGCGCCGAGCAGCTTACCCAGCGGCGGCGGCGGCAGTTTGCGGCTCAGAATACGGCCGAGCTGGCCAACGTCAACGACCAGTTTTTGCTGGGCTCCAGCCTGCTGGTGGCCCCGGTGCTGCAGCCGGGCCAGCGCCGCCGCAACGTGGTGCTGCCGGCCGGCACCTGGATTGACTTCTTCACCCACGAAACCGTGCCCGGTGGCCGCACCGTGGGCCGCCCGGCCCCGCTGGCCCGCCTGCCCCTGCTGGTGCGGGCCGGGGCCTTCCTGCCCCTGACCCGCTACGCCCCCACCACCGCCGACTACCGCCCCGACACCCTCCAGGTGCGCTACTACGCCGATGCCGCCGCGGGCCCCACCACCTACACCCTCTACGACGACGACGGCCACTCGGCCCAGGCCCCGCAGAGCGGGCAGTACCAGCTCGTCAGCTTCCAGGGCTACACCACCGCCACCCAGGCCACCATCACGGCCGCCGTGCAGGGCCAGCCCTACGAGGGTGCCCCTGGCCGCCGCACCGTGGCCCTGCTACTGCCCCGCGTGGCCCAGGAGCCGGCAGCCGTGCAGCTCAACGGCGCCACCCTGCCGCCCACCGGCTACGAGTACAATGCCACGGCCCGAACCCTGCTGGTGCGCTTTCCGCTGGAAGCCGGCCAGCCCGCCACTGTGCGCGTGCAGGGCCTGGTACTGAACACCACACCCGCCCCCAACCTCAGCCCCGAAGCCCTAACGCTGGAAGCACCCGACAGCCGCACATTCGGGCCGGCCGAGGGCACTGCGCTACGCTACACCCTGCACCAGCCCGGCCAGCCCGGCCCGCTGCGCATCCTCAACGCTCGCGGTCAGGTAATACGCACCCTGCAACCCGCCACCGAAACCGGCCCCCACACCCTGCGCTGGAACGCCATCAGCGACCAGGGTCGCTTCGTGCCGGGCGGCGTGTACTGGGCCGAGCTAGCCGGCCAGCGCCAGCGGCTGGTGGTGATTGGTGAGTAG